The Sphingomonas telluris genome includes a window with the following:
- a CDS encoding substrate-binding domain-containing protein — protein MSSKLLALAGVALAATAVSTQAEARTQMRAVGSSTVYPFAKIVAERVARANPRLGTPIIESTGTGAGMKLFCAGVGERFPDIENASRRMKASEAKLCAANGVTKVTEIQVGIDGISLATSKKTPLNGLTTRDIYLALAKTPFGKPNKAKTWKDVNGKLPAVPIRVYGPPPTSGTRDALGELIMTAGCDTNSGMAAVKKADENKYKAICTGMREDGAFIEAGENDNLIVQKLEANPGTVGIFGYSYLEENTNLLRGLSINGVSPSYDTISSFKYPGARPLYVYVKNAHVGAIPAVRAFVAEFTKESAFGPNGYLRQAGMIAAPNGVRAQSQQASRSLAPLNFASLK, from the coding sequence ATGTCTTCCAAGCTTTTGGCTCTGGCCGGAGTCGCACTCGCCGCAACCGCAGTTTCGACCCAGGCAGAGGCCCGCACCCAGATGCGCGCAGTCGGTTCGTCGACCGTCTATCCTTTCGCCAAGATCGTTGCGGAGCGAGTCGCTCGCGCCAATCCGCGTCTTGGCACTCCGATCATCGAATCCACCGGCACTGGCGCCGGCATGAAGCTGTTCTGCGCCGGCGTCGGCGAGCGCTTCCCGGACATCGAGAACGCGTCACGCCGCATGAAGGCCTCGGAAGCCAAGCTCTGTGCCGCCAACGGCGTGACCAAGGTCACGGAAATCCAGGTTGGCATTGACGGCATCTCGCTCGCGACCTCGAAGAAGACGCCGCTCAACGGCCTGACGACGCGCGACATCTACCTCGCGCTCGCGAAGACGCCGTTCGGCAAGCCCAACAAGGCGAAGACCTGGAAGGATGTGAACGGCAAGCTGCCTGCCGTCCCGATCCGCGTCTACGGTCCGCCGCCGACGTCCGGAACGCGCGACGCACTCGGTGAGCTGATCATGACCGCCGGCTGCGACACGAACTCCGGTATGGCGGCCGTGAAGAAAGCCGACGAGAACAAGTACAAGGCGATCTGCACCGGCATGCGCGAGGACGGCGCCTTCATCGAAGCCGGTGAGAACGACAATCTGATTGTTCAGAAGCTGGAAGCGAATCCCGGTACCGTAGGCATCTTCGGCTACTCGTATCTCGAAGAGAATACGAACCTTCTGAGGGGCCTGTCGATCAACGGCGTGTCACCGAGCTACGACACGATCAGTTCGTTCAAGTATCCGGGCGCTCGTCCGCTTTACGTTTACGTGAAGAATGCGCACGTTGGAGCGATCCCCGCGGTCCGCGCCTTCGTGGCGGAGTTCACGAAGGAGAGCGCTTTCGGGCCCAATGGCTATCTTCGCCAGGCGGGCATGATTGCAGCCCCTAATGGCGTGCGTGCCCAGAGCCAGCAGGCTTCGCGCAGCCTGGCTCCGCTCAACTTCGCAAGCCTGAAATAA
- a CDS encoding DUF47 domain-containing protein, protein MFAWFQRLLPQKGDFFGMFEAHAAMLVAAAEALKQLADDGGSTEKCLKTIQDREHVADDVIRDVLTSVRKTFLTPFDRGAITALIGAMDDAIDEMLAAARAIDLYEVQQLRPEMKDIVTIISEAARVTNEAIPLLRNVSKNGAELHKLTERLVRLEGRADDIHAAGLKRSFREIAKQDSLQFAVTREILRHLERVTDAFEDVANQIDGIVIDHA, encoded by the coding sequence ATGTTTGCTTGGTTTCAGCGGCTGTTGCCCCAGAAGGGCGACTTCTTCGGCATGTTCGAAGCGCACGCAGCCATGCTCGTCGCCGCGGCCGAAGCGCTGAAGCAACTCGCCGACGATGGCGGATCGACCGAAAAGTGCCTCAAGACGATCCAGGATCGCGAGCATGTCGCCGACGACGTCATCCGCGACGTGCTCACATCGGTGCGCAAGACCTTCCTGACGCCCTTCGACCGTGGCGCCATCACTGCGCTGATCGGCGCGATGGACGATGCCATCGACGAGATGCTTGCCGCCGCCCGTGCGATCGACCTGTATGAGGTGCAGCAGCTCCGGCCGGAGATGAAGGACATAGTGACGATCATCTCTGAGGCTGCGCGCGTCACCAACGAAGCCATCCCCCTTCTTCGCAACGTCAGCAAGAACGGCGCCGAGCTTCACAAGCTGACCGAGCGGCTGGTTCGCCTCGAGGGCCGCGCGGACGACATTCATGCCGCGGGCCTGAAGCGCTCGTTTCGCGAGATCGCCAAGCAGGACTCGCTGCAGTTCGCGGTGACGCGCGAAATCCTGAGGCACCTTGAAAGGGTGACGGACGCATTCGAGGATGTGGCCAACCAGATCGATGGCATCGTGATCGACCACGCATAG
- a CDS encoding DUF4167 domain-containing protein, protein MINNRQGGRRRGRGGQRGQNVGGQPGGNRQDNRQRGNAAQLLEKYKSMARDAQLAGDRVQSEYYLQFADHYFRVLSENRARFDDQRRQRDDDMDDDDGDEDVLEAVGEGAAAESGEGEQRYERSERRERRPRNDRGDRGDRENRYSRSDRNRDEDEDRNGVQRTNGADERIAMDVLPPAIGREESSDDAVAEETPRPRRRARRPRTDEGESEIAPAA, encoded by the coding sequence TTGATCAACAATCGACAGGGCGGCCGCAGACGCGGGCGTGGGGGACAGCGGGGACAGAACGTCGGCGGACAGCCCGGCGGGAACCGCCAGGATAACCGGCAGCGGGGCAACGCTGCGCAGCTGCTCGAAAAGTACAAGAGCATGGCGCGTGACGCGCAGCTCGCGGGCGACCGTGTCCAGAGCGAGTATTACCTCCAGTTCGCGGACCACTATTTCCGCGTTCTCAGCGAAAATCGCGCCCGTTTCGATGATCAGCGCCGCCAGCGCGACGACGATATGGACGACGATGACGGTGACGAGGATGTCCTCGAGGCCGTCGGCGAGGGAGCCGCCGCCGAATCCGGCGAAGGCGAGCAGCGCTACGAGCGTTCCGAACGTCGTGAGCGCCGTCCACGCAACGACCGGGGAGATCGCGGCGATCGCGAGAACCGCTATTCCCGTTCCGATCGCAATCGCGACGAGGACGAGGACCGCAACGGCGTGCAGCGCACGAATGGCGCCGACGAGCGCATTGCCATGGACGTCCTTCCTCCGGCGATCGGCCGCGAGGAGAGTTCAGACGACGCAGTTGCCGAGGAAACTCCTCGACCCCGGCGCCGTGCGCGCAGGCCGCGGACTGACGAAGGCGAAAGCGAGATCGCTCCGGCTGCGTGA
- a CDS encoding substrate-binding domain-containing protein: MKKIAIALPLVVALAACGSNGGNAGEGGAGAKQQIKVVGSSTVYPFTTAVAEQFQKDNPNVSVVVESTGTGAGMKLFCGGVGANFPDIEDASRAIKKSEYDSCVANGAKTIIEVPIGIDGLTIIEGKDSQLANLTQADIYKALAANPFGKGPNTAQTWKDVNPALPAIKIRVLGPPPTSGTRDSLADLYLEKGCNSDPAMEALKKSDDKKHKDICTKVREDGAYVEAGENDNLLVQKVSSEPGTLGVLGFSYLEENADKVKPVQIAGVSPTEATIADLSYPGARKLYIYIKGEHLPAKPAIKDFVAAYSKQWGTGGPLEKRGLVPFAGADAEAAAKQATELKPLDPATLK, translated from the coding sequence GTGAAGAAGATCGCAATTGCGCTGCCGCTCGTGGTGGCGCTCGCCGCATGCGGAAGCAACGGCGGTAATGCCGGAGAAGGCGGAGCCGGCGCGAAGCAGCAGATCAAGGTGGTCGGCTCGTCGACCGTCTATCCGTTCACCACTGCGGTCGCCGAGCAGTTCCAGAAGGACAATCCCAACGTCAGCGTCGTGGTCGAATCGACCGGCACGGGCGCGGGCATGAAGCTGTTCTGCGGCGGTGTCGGCGCGAACTTCCCCGACATCGAGGACGCTTCGCGGGCGATCAAGAAGTCCGAATATGACAGCTGCGTCGCCAATGGCGCCAAGACGATCATCGAAGTGCCGATCGGCATCGATGGCCTGACGATCATTGAGGGCAAGGACAGCCAGCTCGCCAATCTGACGCAGGCGGACATCTACAAGGCGCTCGCCGCCAATCCCTTCGGCAAGGGCCCGAACACGGCCCAGACCTGGAAGGACGTGAATCCGGCGCTCCCGGCGATCAAGATCCGTGTCCTCGGCCCGCCGCCGACGTCGGGCACGCGCGACAGCCTCGCCGATCTCTACCTTGAGAAGGGCTGCAACAGCGATCCGGCGATGGAAGCGCTGAAGAAGTCCGACGACAAGAAGCACAAGGACATCTGCACGAAGGTCCGCGAGGACGGCGCCTATGTCGAAGCCGGCGAGAACGACAACCTGCTCGTGCAGAAGGTTAGCTCTGAGCCGGGCACGCTGGGTGTCCTCGGATTCAGCTATCTCGAAGAGAATGCCGACAAGGTGAAGCCGGTCCAGATCGCGGGCGTTTCGCCGACCGAAGCGACGATCGCCGATCTGTCCTATCCCGGCGCGCGCAAGCTCTACATCTACATCAAGGGCGAGCATCTCCCCGCTAAGCCGGCGATCAAGGACTTCGTTGCTGCTTACTCGAAGCAGTGGGGAACGGGCGGTCCGCTCGAAAAGCGCGGCCTGGTGCCGTTCGCAGGCGCGGACGCCGAAGCCGCCGCCAAGCAGGCGACGGAGCTGAAGCCGCTCGATCCGGCGACCCTAAAGTAA
- the pstB gene encoding phosphate ABC transporter ATP-binding protein PstB, with the protein MIARDVSVYYGEKQALKGVSIDVHEDRVTAFIGPSGCGKSTFLRCLNRMNDTIPSARVEGLIELDGNDITSSSMDVVQLRARVGMVFQKPNPFPKSIYENVAYGPRIHGLTSSRAQLDETVEKSLKRAGLWDEVKDRLNESGTALSGGQQQRLCIARAIAVDPEVILMDEPCSALDPIATARIEELIHELRGRYAIVIVTHNMQQAARVSQRTAFFHLGELVEYGKTSEMFTNPREQRTQDYITGRYG; encoded by the coding sequence ATGATCGCTCGTGACGTCAGCGTGTATTACGGTGAGAAGCAGGCGCTGAAAGGCGTCTCCATCGACGTTCACGAAGACCGGGTAACGGCATTCATCGGGCCGTCGGGCTGCGGCAAATCGACCTTCTTGCGCTGTCTCAACCGGATGAACGACACCATCCCATCAGCGCGCGTCGAAGGGCTCATCGAGCTCGACGGCAACGACATTACTTCGTCGTCGATGGACGTGGTTCAGCTGCGTGCTCGGGTCGGCATGGTGTTCCAGAAGCCGAACCCGTTCCCGAAGTCGATCTACGAGAACGTGGCCTATGGGCCGCGCATCCACGGGCTCACATCATCGCGCGCGCAGCTCGACGAAACCGTTGAGAAGTCGTTGAAGCGCGCGGGCCTGTGGGACGAGGTCAAGGATCGACTCAACGAAAGCGGCACGGCATTGTCGGGCGGTCAGCAGCAGCGCCTTTGCATCGCTCGCGCCATCGCGGTGGATCCGGAAGTGATCCTGATGGACGAGCCTTGCTCGGCGCTCGATCCAATCGCGACTGCGCGCATCGAGGAGCTGATCCACGAACTGCGCGGCCGCTACGCGATCGTCATCGTCACGCACAACATGCAGCAGGCCGCACGCGTTTCGCAGCGTACCGCCTTCTTTCACCTCGGCGAGCTCGTCGAATACGGGAAGACGAGCGAGATGTTCACGAACCCTCGTGAGCAGCGCACCCAGGATTACATTACGGGCCGCTACGGCTGA
- the pstA gene encoding phosphate ABC transporter permease PstA, which yields MNSAAADFAATRWTDQAMQARLRSRYRSERLFKLLGFASVALSLAFLVFLLGTMITKGIGGLNLEFLRASDSTDPATAGVWGALKGSFLTILVTMALAFPVGVLSAIYLEEFAPRNRFTDIIEVSINNLAAVPSIIFGLLGLAVFLNVMDLPRSAPLVGGLTLALMTMPVIVIAGRNAITSVPPSIREAALGVGASKMQVVFHHVLPLALPGILTGTIIGMARALGETAPLLMIGMRAFIAVPPSGITDPATVLPVQIFLWSDEVDRAFIEKTSAAIIVLLVFMLMMNALAIYLRNRFEQRW from the coding sequence ATGAATAGCGCTGCCGCTGATTTCGCCGCGACGCGCTGGACTGACCAGGCGATGCAGGCACGCCTGCGCAGCCGCTACCGGTCGGAGCGCTTGTTCAAACTGCTCGGCTTCGCCTCCGTCGCCTTGTCGCTGGCCTTCCTCGTCTTCCTCCTCGGGACGATGATCACGAAGGGCATCGGCGGGCTCAACCTTGAATTCCTTCGCGCGTCTGACTCGACCGACCCCGCGACGGCGGGCGTTTGGGGGGCCCTGAAGGGCAGCTTCCTCACCATTCTTGTGACGATGGCACTCGCCTTTCCGGTCGGCGTCCTATCGGCGATCTATCTCGAGGAGTTCGCTCCGCGGAATCGCTTCACCGATATCATCGAAGTGTCGATCAACAATCTCGCGGCCGTTCCCTCGATCATCTTCGGCCTTCTCGGCCTTGCGGTGTTCCTCAATGTGATGGACCTGCCGAGATCGGCTCCGCTGGTCGGCGGCCTGACACTGGCGTTGATGACCATGCCGGTCATCGTCATCGCCGGCCGTAACGCAATCACCTCCGTTCCGCCGTCGATCCGAGAGGCAGCGCTGGGCGTCGGAGCGTCGAAGATGCAGGTCGTGTTCCACCACGTTCTGCCGCTGGCGCTCCCGGGAATCCTCACGGGGACCATCATCGGCATGGCCCGCGCCCTGGGTGAAACGGCGCCGCTGCTGATGATCGGCATGCGCGCGTTCATCGCCGTTCCGCCTTCGGGCATCACCGATCCGGCGACCGTGCTGCCGGTTCAAATCTTCCTTTGGTCCGACGAAGTCGATCGCGCTTTCATTGAGAAGACGAGCGCAGCGATCATCGTGCTGCTTGTGTTCATGCTGATGATGAACGCACTCGCCATCTATCTCCGCAATCGCTTCGAGCAACGCTGGTAG
- the pstC gene encoding phosphate ABC transporter permease subunit PstC, whose amino-acid sequence MTLGLAFLVVLLVAAAAGGIAYVRALRLRQDGRLHSLPIYHGVYTVLWVLAPALIVLAVWTPMRTRLVNQAVLSSPEGKALPDFEMQRTAILDEARQIAHKEIVAGFNPESTTIAPRIAEAESRYGGIGGIAAILIALGSAGILFMRKRDRQFRARTAVEKWMSAILLLASLIAIFTTLGIVLSLLFESLRFFKLVPLTDFLFGLSWSPQMAIRADQAGSSGAFGSIPLFWGTIFIGAIIAMIVAIPLGLMSAIYLTQYAAPRVRSVVKPLLEILAGVPTVVYGYFAALTLAPAIRDLGVALGVESASSESALAAGLVMGVMIIPFVSSMADDSIAAVPGAMRDGSLALGATRSETIRKVLLPAALPGVVGGILLAVSRAIGETMIVVMAAGLAANFTANPFASVTTVTVQIVQLLTGDQEFDSAKTLAAFALGLVLFLITLALNLVALTVVRRYREAYE is encoded by the coding sequence GTGACCCTCGGTCTGGCATTCCTGGTGGTCCTGCTGGTCGCTGCGGCGGCCGGCGGGATCGCTTACGTGCGCGCCTTGCGGCTCCGTCAGGACGGGCGCCTTCATTCGCTGCCGATCTATCACGGCGTCTACACAGTTCTTTGGGTGCTAGCGCCTGCACTGATCGTGCTCGCGGTCTGGACGCCGATGCGGACGCGGCTCGTCAATCAGGCGGTGCTGTCCAGCCCTGAAGGCAAGGCGCTCCCGGATTTCGAGATGCAGCGCACGGCCATCCTCGATGAGGCGCGCCAGATCGCGCACAAGGAAATCGTCGCGGGCTTCAATCCCGAATCGACGACGATCGCGCCGCGCATTGCCGAAGCCGAATCCCGCTATGGCGGCATTGGCGGAATCGCCGCCATCCTGATCGCGCTTGGAAGTGCGGGCATTCTCTTCATGCGCAAGCGCGACCGCCAATTCCGCGCACGAACAGCGGTCGAGAAGTGGATGAGCGCCATCCTGCTGCTCGCGTCCCTGATCGCAATCTTCACGACGCTGGGCATCGTCTTATCGCTGCTGTTCGAATCCCTGCGCTTCTTCAAGCTGGTCCCGCTGACCGACTTCCTGTTCGGACTGTCGTGGAGCCCGCAGATGGCGATCCGCGCCGACCAGGCGGGTTCGTCGGGAGCCTTCGGTTCGATCCCGTTGTTCTGGGGCACCATCTTCATCGGCGCCATCATCGCGATGATCGTCGCCATCCCGCTCGGCCTGATGAGCGCGATCTACCTCACGCAATATGCCGCCCCGCGCGTGCGTTCCGTGGTCAAGCCGCTGCTCGAGATCCTCGCGGGCGTCCCGACCGTCGTTTACGGCTACTTCGCCGCCCTGACGCTGGCTCCCGCCATCCGCGATCTCGGCGTTGCCCTCGGCGTCGAATCGGCGAGCAGTGAAAGCGCCCTGGCGGCAGGTCTTGTTATGGGCGTGATGATCATTCCGTTCGTCAGCTCGATGGCCGACGATTCGATCGCCGCCGTTCCTGGCGCTATGCGCGACGGCAGCCTGGCGCTCGGCGCGACGCGGTCTGAGACCATCCGCAAAGTCTTGTTGCCGGCCGCTCTGCCCGGCGTCGTCGGCGGCATTCTACTCGCCGTCAGCCGCGCGATCGGCGAAACGATGATCGTCGTCATGGCCGCCGGCCTTGCCGCGAACTTCACGGCGAACCCATTCGCCAGCGTCACCACCGTGACGGTGCAGATCGTCCAGCTTCTGACCGGCGACCAGGAATTCGACAGCGCCAAGACCCTCGCCGCCTTCGCGCTGGGGCTGGTGCTATTCCTGATTACGCTGGCGCTCAACCTGGTCGCCCTGACAGTGGTCCGCAGATACCGAGAGGCTTATGAATAG
- the phoB gene encoding phosphate regulon transcriptional regulator PhoB, with translation MTRKTLLLVEDDRALAELLIWHFEREDYEVRRTGDGEEALLLASEEVPDVIILDWMIEGILGLEVCRRLRRRSETANIPIIMLTARGEESDRIRGLETGADDYVTKPFSPRELVARVGAVLRRIRPALAAEQLAYDDVEMDVGAHRVRRSGKPISLGPTEFRLLRHFLENPGRVFSRERLLDAVWSHDPDIDLRTVDVHVRRLRKALNDGGRKDIIRTVRSAGYSLDAEL, from the coding sequence ATGACGCGAAAGACGCTCCTCCTCGTCGAAGACGATCGGGCACTGGCGGAGCTGCTGATCTGGCATTTCGAGCGCGAGGACTATGAAGTCCGCCGCACCGGCGACGGCGAAGAAGCTCTGCTGCTGGCCAGCGAAGAGGTTCCGGACGTCATTATTCTCGACTGGATGATCGAAGGCATCCTCGGCCTCGAAGTCTGCCGACGCCTTCGCCGGCGGTCCGAAACCGCCAACATCCCGATCATCATGCTCACTGCACGCGGCGAAGAGAGCGATCGCATCCGCGGCCTGGAAACGGGCGCGGACGATTATGTGACAAAGCCGTTCAGTCCGCGCGAGCTCGTGGCGCGCGTCGGCGCAGTCCTCCGCCGCATCCGCCCAGCGCTGGCCGCCGAGCAACTGGCTTATGACGACGTCGAGATGGACGTCGGAGCGCATCGCGTGCGGCGCAGCGGAAAACCGATTTCGCTTGGGCCGACGGAGTTTCGCCTCCTCAGGCATTTTCTGGAAAACCCGGGCCGCGTCTTCTCGCGGGAGCGGCTGCTCGATGCGGTTTGGTCGCACGATCCCGACATCGATCTTCGCACGGTCGACGTGCACGTCCGCCGGCTTCGCAAAGCGCTCAACGACGGGGGCCGCAAGGACATCATCCGGACCGTCCGTTCGGCCGGCTATTCGCTCGACGCAGAACTCTGA
- a CDS encoding ATP-binding protein → MIFTLNRDKSRRLIEGLTEAAIIVRGATVAMSNAAARNLLGVAIEGVDVRQVLPHPAVIERLVRGGVAGPEEVEAAGFGGSRRQWLVRIAPLGDGALMVRLIDRSEARAAEQMRVDFVANASHELRTPLSTLIGYAETLRERSGEIDGDTRDRFLSIVHEEAQRMQRVVEDLISLSRIEAEKFTTPTDAVDLEQLIDISVESARRMGEERGSQLVREIEADLPPIAADSVQILQVIDNLITNALRYGEPGTPVTISATLEDAMVHMTVADRGEGIASEHLHRLTERFYRVDTSRSRSLGGTGLGLSIVKHIVERHRGRFTIESQVGKGTTVHVLLPVAAGSLS, encoded by the coding sequence GTGATATTCACGCTTAACAGGGACAAGAGCCGAAGGCTCATCGAAGGTCTCACGGAGGCCGCGATCATCGTTCGCGGCGCGACCGTAGCGATGAGTAATGCCGCAGCGCGCAACCTGCTCGGCGTCGCGATCGAAGGCGTCGACGTCCGTCAGGTGCTCCCGCATCCGGCGGTGATCGAGCGCCTCGTACGCGGCGGAGTTGCGGGCCCGGAAGAAGTCGAAGCCGCGGGCTTCGGCGGGTCGCGCCGCCAGTGGCTTGTCCGCATCGCCCCATTGGGTGACGGCGCCCTTATGGTTCGTCTCATCGACCGCAGCGAAGCCCGCGCAGCCGAGCAAATGCGCGTCGATTTCGTCGCGAACGCCAGCCACGAGCTGCGCACCCCCCTTTCCACCCTCATCGGCTATGCCGAGACGCTGCGCGAGCGTTCGGGGGAGATCGACGGCGACACGCGCGACCGGTTCCTGTCGATCGTCCATGAGGAAGCGCAGCGGATGCAGCGCGTCGTCGAGGACTTGATCTCCTTGTCGCGTATCGAAGCGGAGAAGTTCACAACGCCAACCGACGCGGTCGACCTCGAACAGCTGATCGACATCTCTGTCGAAAGCGCCCGGCGCATGGGGGAGGAGCGTGGATCTCAGCTGGTCAGAGAGATCGAAGCGGATTTGCCGCCGATTGCCGCCGACAGCGTGCAGATCCTCCAGGTCATCGACAATCTGATCACCAACGCGCTCCGCTATGGCGAACCGGGCACGCCCGTAACGATTTCCGCCACGCTGGAAGATGCGATGGTCCATATGACGGTCGCGGATCGCGGCGAGGGAATCGCCTCCGAGCATCTCCATCGCCTGACCGAGCGATTCTATCGCGTAGACACGAGCCGCAGCCGCTCACTCGGCGGGACCGGCCTGGGCCTTTCCATCGTGAAGCATATCGTCGAACGGCACCGGGGCCGCTTCACCATCGAGAGTCAGGTCGGGAAAGGCACGACCGTGCACGTCCTGCTTCCGGTCGCGGCCGGCTCATTGTCATGA
- the phoU gene encoding phosphate signaling complex protein PhoU gives MQQQTGHTLKAFDEDMERLRALISEMGDLAQEAIREAMRCLAERDIEGALRVVTRDKEIDALEVETDRRVVQLIALRAPMAGDLRDAVAALKISGVVERIGDYAKNIAKRVPLLSSGSEVESVSLLPEMARIATEMVTDVLRAFVDRDAEAAVRVCERDAAVDDFYESIFRALLTHMMENPHNIGQSAHLLFVAKNLERVGDHATNIAEMVYYAATGDYMAEPASRDRRKKAV, from the coding sequence ATGCAGCAGCAGACCGGCCATACGCTCAAGGCCTTCGACGAGGACATGGAGCGCCTGCGCGCGCTCATCAGCGAGATGGGCGACCTCGCACAAGAGGCCATTAGGGAAGCCATGCGCTGCCTGGCGGAGCGTGACATCGAAGGGGCGCTCCGCGTCGTCACGCGCGACAAGGAAATCGACGCGCTCGAGGTCGAAACCGATCGCCGCGTGGTCCAGCTCATCGCACTGCGTGCGCCGATGGCGGGCGATCTGCGCGACGCGGTCGCAGCGCTCAAGATCTCCGGCGTCGTCGAGCGTATCGGCGACTATGCGAAGAACATCGCCAAGCGCGTGCCGCTGCTCAGCTCGGGCAGCGAAGTCGAGTCCGTGTCGCTGCTCCCCGAGATGGCGCGCATCGCGACCGAGATGGTCACGGACGTCCTTCGCGCTTTCGTCGATCGCGACGCCGAAGCCGCGGTTCGCGTGTGCGAGCGCGACGCCGCCGTGGACGATTTCTACGAGTCCATTTTCCGGGCACTGCTGACGCACATGATGGAGAACCCGCACAACATCGGACAGTCGGCTCACCTGCTGTTCGTGGCCAAGAACCTGGAGCGCGTAGGCGATCACGCGACGAACATCGCGGAGATGGTCTATTACGCTGCGACCGGCGATTATATGGCTGAGCCGGCGTCCAGGGATCGACGGAAAAAGGCGGTATGA
- a CDS encoding inorganic phosphate transporter: MHEIAFPLLVGLIVIAFAFDFLNGLHDAANAIATVVATRLLKPVTAVAFAAFFNFAAYFLALAIPELHKVADTIGKGLIDKDLVTPAVVFGALVGAMFWNVVTWLKGIPSSSSHALVGGIIGAGVAHAGLTGVQWSGLSKTLIAIVLSPTLGMMLSMLIMLVTSWMGVRATAAGAERSFRALHLVSSATYSIGHGLNDAQKTMGIIAVLLYSTGHLHGDFHVPHWVALGCYIAMGLGTLSGGWRIIETMGTRITKLSQHQGFSASTGGTVMLFAASLLGIPVSTTHTITGCIIGAGAARRASAVRWQVAQNVMIAWLITIPASAAVAALFYCLTTLF, encoded by the coding sequence ATGCACGAAATCGCCTTTCCGCTGCTGGTCGGCCTGATCGTGATCGCTTTTGCGTTCGATTTCCTGAACGGTTTGCACGACGCGGCGAACGCGATCGCGACCGTGGTGGCGACGCGGTTGTTGAAGCCGGTCACGGCGGTCGCTTTCGCCGCCTTTTTCAACTTTGCGGCCTACTTTCTCGCTCTTGCGATCCCCGAGCTTCACAAGGTCGCAGACACGATCGGGAAGGGGCTGATCGACAAGGATCTGGTCACCCCCGCGGTCGTGTTCGGGGCGCTCGTCGGCGCAATGTTCTGGAACGTCGTGACCTGGCTGAAAGGCATCCCGTCCTCGTCGAGCCACGCGTTGGTCGGCGGCATCATCGGCGCCGGCGTTGCCCACGCAGGCCTTACGGGGGTGCAATGGTCCGGCCTCAGCAAGACGCTGATCGCCATCGTGCTTTCACCGACGCTGGGAATGATGCTGTCGATGCTGATCATGCTCGTCACCAGCTGGATGGGCGTGAGGGCGACTGCCGCGGGAGCAGAGCGAAGCTTCCGGGCGCTCCATTTGGTTTCCTCGGCGACCTATTCGATCGGACACGGGCTGAACGACGCGCAGAAGACGATGGGTATCATCGCGGTGCTTCTCTACTCGACCGGGCACCTGCACGGCGACTTCCACGTGCCGCACTGGGTTGCGCTCGGCTGCTACATCGCGATGGGGCTCGGCACTCTATCAGGCGGCTGGCGGATCATCGAGACGATGGGCACGCGAATCACCAAGCTTTCGCAGCACCAAGGCTTCAGTGCCTCGACGGGCGGCACGGTCATGCTGTTCGCCGCATCGTTGCTCGGCATTCCCGTTTCGACCACGCACACGATAACCGGCTGCATCATCGGTGCAGGCGCGGCGCGACGCGCATCGGCGGTTCGCTGGCAGGTCGCGCAAAACGTTATGATCGCCTGGCTTATCACGATTCCCGCTTCGGCAGCCGTCGCTGCACTCTTCTATTGCCTCACGACGCTCTTCTAA